The following proteins come from a genomic window of Edaphobacter sp. 4G125:
- the lpxC gene encoding UDP-3-O-acyl-N-acetylglucosamine deacetylase has protein sequence MASDPHFERTVRAAIEFCGVGLHSGAPVSMRFVPAPAGSGIVFRRTDLDNFEVPATGRNVAKVSYATSLMRGSVLISTTEHLLSALIGYGVDNVIVEIDNLEVPILDGSSLPYIRAFEETGLKQQRRKREYMRILKPVEVRDGEKFIGVYPGEGYSIDYVIDFPEPIGYERLQIDLAAGDYAKLIAPARTFGFKEDEAMLRNMGLIRGVSDESAIILSRTGVENGPLRFSDEFVRHKVLDLIGDLALAGRRIEGSVVAERAGHAMHTALVQRLLRDRSSWELAHGHEEAQEMKTERVPAHLQPVTV, from the coding sequence GTGGCATCGGACCCTCATTTTGAGCGAACAGTTCGCGCGGCGATTGAGTTCTGTGGAGTAGGACTACACAGCGGCGCACCGGTGTCGATGCGATTCGTCCCGGCTCCTGCGGGCTCAGGAATCGTCTTCCGCAGGACCGATCTCGATAATTTTGAAGTTCCGGCGACAGGGCGGAACGTTGCCAAGGTAAGTTATGCCACCAGCCTGATGCGGGGCAGCGTACTGATCTCGACGACAGAGCATCTGCTCTCGGCACTGATCGGCTACGGCGTCGATAACGTGATCGTAGAGATCGACAACCTTGAGGTACCGATCCTCGATGGCAGCTCGTTGCCGTATATCCGCGCCTTTGAAGAGACAGGTTTAAAGCAGCAACGTCGCAAGCGTGAGTACATGCGCATCCTGAAGCCCGTTGAGGTACGGGATGGAGAGAAGTTTATCGGCGTTTATCCCGGTGAGGGCTACTCGATCGATTACGTCATCGACTTCCCGGAACCGATCGGCTATGAGAGATTGCAGATCGATCTGGCTGCGGGAGATTATGCAAAACTGATCGCCCCGGCACGAACCTTTGGGTTCAAGGAAGATGAGGCAATGCTCCGAAATATGGGGCTGATCCGCGGAGTCTCCGATGAGAGCGCGATCATCCTTTCGCGCACAGGGGTGGAGAACGGGCCGCTCAGATTTTCTGATGAGTTTGTGCGGCACAAAGTGCTGGATTTGATTGGCGATCTTGCCCTGGCGGGAAGGCGTATCGAGGGCAGTGTTGTGGCTGAACGGGCTGGGCATGCAATGCATACGGCCCTGGTGCAACGCCTGTTGCGCGACCGTTCGTCGTGGGAGCTGGCGCATGGCCACGAGGAAGCGCAGGAGATGAAGACTGAAAGGGTTCCGGCACATCTGCAGCCGGTAACTGTCTAA
- the folK gene encoding 2-amino-4-hydroxy-6-hydroxymethyldihydropteridine diphosphokinase encodes MGAAAIALGSNLSSGFGDREGNLREAFQRLAALGQVRAVSGFYDTEPVGYLDQPRFLNAAAILETELTPVELIRALLEIERSMGRERVIAKGPRVIDLDLLLYGDKILNTAELTLPHPEMHSRRFVLEPLAEIAPDWVHPVLGQTVTEMLAQLS; translated from the coding sequence ATGGGCGCTGCGGCAATTGCTTTAGGGTCGAATCTGTCTTCGGGTTTCGGCGACCGAGAGGGTAACCTGCGTGAGGCGTTTCAACGGTTAGCGGCTCTTGGACAGGTTAGGGCTGTGTCGGGGTTCTACGACACCGAGCCGGTGGGCTACCTGGATCAACCACGATTCCTGAATGCGGCTGCGATTCTGGAGACAGAACTGACTCCGGTTGAGCTGATACGCGCTTTGCTGGAGATTGAGCGATCGATGGGGCGCGAACGGGTGATCGCCAAAGGGCCGCGCGTGATCGATCTGGACTTGCTGCTGTATGGAGACAAGATTTTGAATACGGCAGAGCTGACCCTGCCTCATCCGGAGATGCATTCGCGGCGTTTTGTGCTGGAACCGCTGGCTGAGATTGCTCCGGACTGGGTGCATCCGGTGCTCGGTCAAACTGTGACGGAGATGCTGGCGCAGCTAAGCTGA
- a CDS encoding S9 family peptidase: MIRTLTLAAFLICSGATLLPAPAQTFTLQQVMSAPFNSDLHASPKGSRIVWVASQEGKRNLWTAELNGSSSAKQLTNYTADDGQDLSDIAWTPDGRSVVYVHGGDFEFPGRPDPNPALIASGVEQTIFIVPIDGGQPRRLAAGRSPSVSPDGKTLTFLHKDGIWSLPLSENDPKPEQIFHARGELGPPLWSPDGRYIAFTSDRGDHGFIGVYSVSEKTIIYLDPSTETDQYPEWSPDSRQIAFIRIAGESRHPGAHRTGEPWSIHTADVTTGAGHEIWRAAKGQGSVFHALATEDHQLFWTPGGHLIFASELDGWLHLYSVAANGGTATLLTPGDFEIEHVATSPDRANLVFSSNQGDIDRRHVWQIAADGHAAPRQLTKGDGIEVHPVITDGGAVAVLRSDARVPVRPALVSTNGELRDLAPQLVPADYPANKLVVPQQVILSAADGMKIHGQLFLPATANDGKRHPALVFFHGGSRRQMLLGYHYMGYYSNAYAMNQYLASLGYIVLSVNYRSGIGYGLSFREALNYGISGASEYNDVQGAGLYLRSRSDVDPARIGAWGGSYGGYLTALALARSSDLFAAGVDFHGVHDWSARFRSQSGENSVDPNIVRIAFESSPMASIKTWKSPVLLIQGDDDRNVAFSQTVRMAAALRAQGVEFEEHVFPDEIHSFLMHRSWLTAYGLTADFFGRHFNMPTSDRRSQ; this comes from the coding sequence ATGATCCGAACCCTCACCCTGGCTGCATTTCTCATCTGTTCTGGCGCAACTCTTCTTCCAGCCCCTGCGCAGACCTTTACGCTCCAGCAGGTCATGAGCGCTCCGTTTAACTCCGATTTACATGCCTCTCCCAAGGGCTCGCGCATAGTCTGGGTCGCCAGCCAGGAGGGCAAACGAAACCTCTGGACCGCCGAACTGAACGGATCATCGTCCGCAAAGCAGCTCACCAACTACACCGCCGATGATGGCCAGGACCTCAGCGACATCGCCTGGACTCCCGATGGAAGATCCGTCGTCTATGTGCACGGTGGAGACTTCGAGTTTCCAGGCCGGCCCGATCCCAATCCCGCCCTCATCGCCAGCGGAGTAGAACAGACCATCTTCATCGTCCCCATCGATGGCGGTCAGCCCCGTCGACTCGCAGCTGGACGCTCACCCAGTGTCTCTCCGGATGGAAAGACTCTCACCTTTCTCCATAAAGACGGCATCTGGAGCCTCCCTCTATCAGAGAACGACCCTAAGCCAGAACAGATCTTTCATGCGCGTGGGGAACTTGGCCCACCATTATGGTCGCCAGATGGACGTTACATCGCCTTTACCAGCGACCGCGGTGACCACGGTTTCATCGGTGTCTACTCCGTCAGCGAGAAGACCATCATCTACCTCGACCCGTCGACCGAAACCGACCAATATCCCGAGTGGTCACCAGACAGTCGGCAGATCGCCTTCATCCGCATCGCTGGAGAGTCCCGTCACCCGGGGGCACATCGCACCGGCGAGCCCTGGTCCATCCATACCGCAGATGTAACGACCGGAGCGGGCCACGAGATATGGCGCGCAGCAAAAGGGCAAGGCAGCGTCTTTCATGCTCTGGCTACCGAGGATCACCAACTCTTCTGGACACCCGGTGGCCATCTCATCTTCGCTTCAGAGCTCGACGGCTGGCTGCATCTCTATTCTGTTGCCGCGAACGGTGGAACAGCCACACTCCTCACTCCCGGAGACTTTGAAATCGAGCACGTTGCAACAAGTCCCGACCGCGCGAATCTAGTCTTCAGCTCCAATCAGGGTGACATCGACCGCCGACATGTCTGGCAGATTGCCGCAGACGGCCACGCCGCCCCACGACAGCTCACCAAAGGAGACGGCATCGAAGTCCATCCCGTCATAACTGATGGCGGAGCCGTTGCCGTGCTTCGCTCCGATGCACGTGTTCCGGTCCGTCCCGCACTTGTCTCCACGAACGGAGAGCTTCGCGACCTCGCACCCCAACTGGTGCCAGCAGATTATCCAGCCAACAAACTCGTGGTTCCACAACAGGTGATTCTCTCCGCGGCGGATGGTATGAAGATTCACGGTCAACTGTTCCTGCCCGCAACCGCGAACGATGGTAAGCGACACCCCGCGCTCGTCTTCTTCCACGGCGGCTCCCGACGACAGATGTTGCTGGGTTATCACTACATGGGCTACTACTCCAACGCCTATGCGATGAACCAGTATCTGGCCAGCCTCGGCTACATCGTTCTCTCGGTTAACTACCGCAGCGGTATTGGCTATGGATTGAGCTTTCGCGAAGCTCTGAACTATGGCATCAGCGGAGCAAGCGAGTACAACGACGTCCAGGGCGCAGGACTCTATCTGCGGAGCCGTTCCGATGTCGATCCAGCACGCATTGGAGCCTGGGGCGGAAGCTACGGTGGCTATCTGACAGCACTGGCCCTGGCACGCTCCTCAGACCTCTTCGCCGCAGGAGTTGATTTCCACGGAGTACACGATTGGTCTGCGCGTTTCCGCTCACAGTCCGGAGAAAACAGCGTAGACCCGAACATCGTTCGCATTGCCTTCGAATCTTCTCCCATGGCCTCCATCAAGACATGGAAATCGCCCGTACTCTTGATCCAGGGAGACGATGACCGCAACGTAGCCTTCTCCCAGACCGTCCGAATGGCAGCGGCGTTACGCGCCCAGGGAGTCGAGTTCGAGGAACACGTTTTCCCCGACGAAATCCACTCTTTCCTCATGCATCGTAGCTGGCTTACCGCCTACGGACTGACAGCAGACTTCTTCGGACGTCACTTCAATATGCCAACTTCAGATCGCCGATCTCAATAA
- a CDS encoding M20 family metallopeptidase, with the protein MNPQAILASTQTVLPWFLDHLEQLVRVESPSEDPAAINVAQELAAKWAVALGGRVKRHRQKKFGDVFELKFGELRSDPRSSKQKPILLLGHLDTVWPLGTLKSMPWREADGKIFGPGTLDMKAGVMMALAAVSVLRDLKLLRPITLLLNSEEEIGSPISRPITERLAKESSAVFVLEPAQGLALKTARKGVGHYDVHVTGVGAHSGVDFERGHSAVLELARQIERISGFTDLKRGLTVNCGVISGGTRSNVIAAEAHAEVDVRIARASDEKKVDRLFRSFKPIDPACKLTITGGINRPPMERKAGTIALFKRAKQLAADLGFDLEEASTGGGSDGNFTAALGIHTLDGMGAIGAGAHAAHEHIVKEHIVPRTALLAAMIATTP; encoded by the coding sequence ATGAACCCTCAGGCTATTCTCGCCAGCACGCAAACTGTACTCCCTTGGTTCCTGGACCATCTCGAGCAACTCGTCCGCGTAGAAAGCCCAAGTGAAGACCCTGCTGCAATTAACGTCGCCCAGGAGCTTGCGGCGAAGTGGGCAGTTGCATTAGGAGGCCGGGTTAAACGTCATCGGCAAAAAAAATTCGGGGATGTCTTTGAATTGAAATTCGGGGAACTTCGCTCCGACCCACGCTCTTCAAAGCAAAAGCCGATCCTCCTGCTCGGACATTTGGACACGGTCTGGCCGTTAGGTACCCTCAAATCCATGCCTTGGCGCGAAGCCGATGGCAAGATCTTCGGCCCCGGCACTCTCGACATGAAGGCCGGAGTGATGATGGCACTCGCAGCCGTCTCGGTCCTGCGCGATCTGAAACTTCTGCGCCCGATCACGCTGCTGCTGAACAGTGAAGAAGAGATCGGCAGTCCCATCTCACGCCCCATTACAGAACGGCTCGCCAAAGAGTCCTCCGCGGTCTTCGTTCTGGAACCTGCCCAAGGGCTGGCTTTGAAGACCGCGCGCAAAGGTGTGGGCCATTACGATGTGCACGTCACTGGTGTCGGGGCACACTCTGGCGTCGACTTCGAACGCGGCCACTCCGCTGTGCTTGAACTGGCGCGACAGATTGAGCGCATCTCCGGATTCACCGACCTCAAGCGCGGACTCACCGTAAACTGCGGAGTCATCTCCGGCGGAACCCGCTCCAACGTGATCGCCGCCGAAGCTCACGCCGAAGTGGACGTGCGCATCGCCCGCGCCAGCGACGAGAAGAAGGTCGATCGCCTCTTCCGTTCGTTCAAACCTATCGATCCAGCCTGCAAGCTCACCATCACCGGCGGAATCAACCGCCCCCCCATGGAGCGCAAGGCCGGAACCATCGCTCTCTTCAAACGGGCGAAACAGCTGGCTGCCGATCTGGGTTTCGATCTCGAGGAAGCTTCTACCGGTGGCGGCTCGGACGGCAACTTCACCGCCGCCTTGGGAATTCACACGCTCGACGGCATGGGAGCAATCGGCGCAGGAGCCCACGCCGCACACGAGCATATTGTGAAGGAACACATCGTTCCGCGCACGGCTCTCCTGGCCGCGATGATTGCCACTACACCTTAG